A stretch of the Helicoverpa zea isolate HzStark_Cry1AcR chromosome 29, ilHelZeax1.1, whole genome shotgun sequence genome encodes the following:
- the LOC124643888 gene encoding flocculation protein FLO11-like — protein MVDAQLHSTIVPNPIVSQTMEITQASAPASNVDAECMDTSSSRSASPVPEDAQPSEPSDSSSSDEDFTAVLGGKRKKNKNNDKARKTIALAASPLPSPPAVSTASPAPSPSTSQVASSQGAAKPKSAPKSKPPPPVYLQDKAKWTEVSKLCVDRKINYRSASNTGNGKTSPGRHYPYSEGNPFG, from the exons ATGGTCGATGCCCAGCTGCACTCGACCATTGTTCCTAATCCCATTGTCTCacagacaatggaaataactcaGGCGAGTGCACCTGCGTCAAACGTCGACGCCGAATGCATGGACACCTCGTCCTCCCGCTCTGCCTCACCCGTCCCAGAGGATGCTCAACCCTCCGAGCCCTCTGACTCCTCTTCCTCCGACGAAGACTTCACCGCCGTACTGggaggtaagaggaaaaagaacaaaaacaacgacAAGGCGCGCAAGACCATCGCCCTTGCCGCATCTCCTCTCCCTAGCCCGCCCGCTGTGTCTACAGCATCCCCCGCCCCGTCACCCTCGACCTCGCAGGTCGCTTCCTCCCAAGGTGCCGCTAAGCCCAAAAGCGCACCTAAAAGCAAACCTCCGCCGCCTGTATACTTACAGGACAAGGCGaaatggaccgaagtgtccAAGCTGTGTGTTGATCGTAAGATCAACTACAGATCGGCCTCCAATACCGGCAACG GAAAAACCTCTCCGGGTCGTCATTACCCGTATTCCGAAGGAAATCCCTTCGGATGA
- the LOC124644183 gene encoding histone H3, translating into MARTKQTARKSTGGKAPRKQLATKAARKSAPATGGVKKPHRYRPGTVALREIRRYQKSTELLIRKLPFQRLVREIAQDFKTDLRFQSSAVMALQEASEAYLVGLFEDTNLCAIHAKRVTIMPKDIQLARRIRGERA; encoded by the coding sequence ATGGCACGTACTAAGCAGACCGCTCGCAAATCCACCGGCGGTAAGGCGCCGAGGAAGCAGCTCGCCACCAAGGCGGCGCGCAAGAGCGCACCGGCCACCGGCGGAGTGAAGAAGCCCCATCGCTACAGGCCCGGCACTGTGGCTCTCCGTGAGATCCGTCGTTACCAGAAGAGTACAGAGCTGTTGATCCGCAAGCTGCCTTTCCAGCGTCTCGTGCGTGAAATCGCCCAGGACTTCAAGACCGATCTCCGCTTCCAGAGCTCCGCTGTTATGGCACTTCAGGAGGCCAGCGAGGCTTACCTCGTCGGTCTCTTCGAGGACACCAACTTGTGCGCTATCCACGCCAAGCGTGTCACCATCATGCCAAAGGACATTCAGCTCGCTCGCAGGATCAGAGGCGAACGTGCTTAA